Proteins encoded within one genomic window of Pseudodesulfovibrio senegalensis:
- a CDS encoding TraR/DksA family transcriptional regulator, giving the protein MTESQKIELRTHLNNELASLNGTSETALETEYSMEYTADDIDYASQLTQRNLNLALAERASSKLSQLEVALKRIDSPEYGECEACGEHIGMARLKANPSTTLCVRCQEERDNGFGACA; this is encoded by the coding sequence ATGACCGAATCCCAGAAGATTGAACTCAGGACCCACCTGAACAACGAATTGGCTTCGCTGAACGGCACGTCCGAAACGGCCCTGGAAACGGAATACTCCATGGAATACACCGCAGACGACATCGACTACGCATCCCAGCTCACCCAGCGCAACCTCAACCTTGCCCTTGCCGAGCGCGCCTCCAGCAAGCTCTCGCAACTGGAAGTGGCGCTCAAGCGCATCGATTCCCCGGAATACGGCGAATGCGAAGCGTGCGGCGAACACATCGGCATGGCCCGGCTCAAGGCCAACCCCTCGACAACGCTGTGCGTGCGCTGCCAGGAGGAGCGGGACAACGGCTTCGGGGCGTGCGCGTGA